GTCCAGCCAGAGAGCTAAGCATATATCTTCTAAAACCTATCGCCACGTTTCTCGACTCGACTTATAGTAGGCTGAACTTACTTTACTAAAACAACTAGTTGATGTTAAATCATGCTGAGGAAGCGGATGTAAGAAACCCATCGAGGCTAAGCTCCGATCAACTGTCCGTAGCGTTGTACGTCTTGAAGACAGTAACCATTCACAACTAAGGATCTACATTAGGCCCTAGCAACCGATGAATTTTATTCTACCATTATTCTAAAACTTGAGACCattctttcattttctcATGATGACTCAGACCGACGTTGTATCAGACAGTAATCATTTGACACTCACAACAAGAAAATATGCAGCACCTTATCTCCGATACTATTCACTTGTTAACTGATGTGTTCTGTTACTCGTATCCAAACAGATTGAGCACCATTCTTAGATTCAAATCCGGGGGCTATCATCCAACAAGAATATTCTTTGACTTCTTATTGTGATTTGAGCATAGAGGGTTGACAGACTACAAGGCAGATCTCGAGTTTCACTACTGGTTGATCAAACTTAGGACTGACGTTGTAGCTAGACCCAGCTACAGATGATAAGTTCTCCCCCCACCTCCGAAACACGAAAGAATAACAAATTCACACCTTCTTGCATAGCCTATGATTCCTCATCCTATCAGACATACCTCTGGTCCAATTAAGAGGCCGTTTCATGGACAAACCTCCTTTATTTAGCCTACGAGACTGAAGATAGGAAATTAGCCGCCAAGGAATGTCTCTTTAAAAAGCGGCGTACTCCATCAAATACCCGGCTTCTGCTTTCTTATCCGGGtaacaattttgaaaaatttgcaTTATATTACCAGtgatgagatgcgatgagctgcGATGGACCATATAGAACAGTACAGCAGGATGGAACTGAATTCGACCCCAGAGGTGCTATTGCGTAAGCGCAGAAATGCTGAAAGAACTAAGGTAGAGAAGCAGCAGGCTGCTAGGGAAAAGCAAGCTGTATTGCAAAAGCAACGTAGACAACGTAAGCACCGCTTTGTTAGACCAGAGACTATTGTGGCCACAACGTTGGCTACTACCCGTGAAAAGGAGCGTGTGCGTAGAGTCTCGAAGTTGACTGCCAAGAAGGCTAGGGAAGGTGCGGCACATTTGCCTTCTGATAGGGATTATATTCTCAAGATCACTGAGAAGCCAGCCAACGAAGTGGATGAGaatgacgaagatgacgacCAATTGGTGCGTGAAAAGAAAGTTTATGACGGCGAGCCTGCTCTGTTGTTTGTTGTACGTGTTAGGGGTCCCACAGCGGTTAATATTCCACATAAGGCTTTTAAAGTGCTAAGTCTGCTGAGATTAGTCTCTACAAACACTGGTGTCTTTGTTAAATTGACCGATAAAGTTTACCCTTTGCTGAAGATAATTGCTCCTTATGTCGTTATCGGTAGACCGTCTTTGTCATCGATCCGTTCGCTATTGCAAAAGAGAAGTACAGTGCTTCATCAAGGAGAACAAGATACCGAACCTCGTGAGATAGCTTTGAATGACAATAACATTGTCGAGGAAAGACTAGGAGATCACGGTGTTATCTgtcttgaagatatcattCATGAGATAGCTACACTGGGCGATTCATTCTCTCAGTgtaccttcttcttgcaacCTTTCAAGCTAAACAGAGAGATTTCTGGGTTCAGCGCTCTGACACGtttaaagaagatcaaacaaAAGGAACAGTCACTCAAGACCCGCCAATTTTCTAACGCTGCCACTGCGCCAGTCATCGAAATCGATATTGACTCTCTCATCGCTAGGCTCAACTGATCTTTGCACAATATGTACCATATACCGTATaaaaccaatttttcagataCCGGGCCGTAACCGGCTTGTTTTTTTCACCGCCAGTCGGCAACCAAGAAACTATATAACGATGGATCATCGAATTCACAGGCCCAATCCCACACATTAGCCACCATAGCTATCCATTTAGTCATGAGCAAGAACATCGTTGTGTTACCAGGTGACCATGTCGGTCAAGAGATTACAGAAGAGGCCATTAAAGTACTAAAGGCCATCTCTGAAGTTCGCCCTAATGCGACTTTCAACTTCCAACATCACTTGATTGGTGGTGCTGCCATTGACGCTACAGGTGTTCCACTACCAGATGAAGCCCTTGAAGCCTCCAAGAAGGCCGATGCTGTCCTGCTCGGTGCTGTTGGTGGTCCAAAATGGGGTACCGGCGCTGTCAGACCAGAACAAGGTCTACTAAAAATCCGTAAGGAATTGCAATTGTACGCTAACTTAAGGCCATGTAACTTTGCCTCCGACTCTTTATTGGAATTGTCACCTTTGAAGGCTCAATACGCCCAGGGTACCGATTTTGTGGTTGTTAGAGAATTGGTTGGTGGTATTTACTTCGGTGAAAGaaaagaggatgaaggtGATGGTGTTGCCTGGGACAGTGAACAATACTCTGTACCTGAGGTGCAAAGAATTACCAGAATGGCCGCTTTCTTGGCCTTGCAACACAACCCTCCATTGCCAATCTGGTCCCTAGACAAGGCTAACGTCCTTGCTTCTTCCCGTCTATGGAGAAAGACCGTCGAAAAAACCATTAAGGAAGAATTTCCAACTTTGTCAGTTAAccatcaattgatcgacTCTGCTGCTATGATTTTGGTCAAGAACCCAACGCAATTGAACGGTATCATTATCACCTCCAACATGTTCGGTGATATCATCTCTGATGAAGCCTCTGTGATCCCAGGTTCCTTGGGTCTTCTACCGTCTGCATCTTTGGCCTCGTTGCCAGATACTAACACAGCTTTTGGTCTTTACGAACCTTGTCATGGATCTGCTCCAGATTTGGCTAAGGGTAAAGTGAACCCAGTCGCCACTATCCTATCGGCAGCAATGATGTTGAAGCTCTCGCTAAACATGGTCGAAGAAGGTGTTGCAATCGAAAAGGCAGTTAAgaaagttcttgatgatgGTATCAGAACTGGTGACTTGGGTGGTTCTAACAGCACTTCTGAAGTCGGTGACGCTGTTGCTAAAGCCGTTAAAGAATTCTTGGCCTAGGTGTTAGCTTAACATGAATGAATATTTAGAATATGTATACGATAACGTTCGCATTAGACACATAATTTACCACAGTTGATGGATTTTAAATTGGAAAATACTACTTAATGTCCGGACCACTCAATAGAGTTTAGATCAATACCTTCTTGGACCATTTCCCACAGTGGTGATAGCTCTCTTAAGAACCTCACACGTTCAGTGATGGCTTTGATCACGTAGTCAATTTCTCCGTCAGTGGTAAATCTACCAATACCAAACCTAATCGAAGAATGAGCCAGTGCGTCATCCTTACCTAAGGCATGTAGAACATATGATGGTTCCAATGACGCAGAAGTACACGCAGAACCAGATGATAGAGCGATATCTCTCAAAGCCATTAACAATGATTCACCTTCCACATATGCGAATGAAACGTTAACGCAACCTGGGTAGCGATGATCTGGTGAACCATTCAAACTGGTGTGGTCGATTGCAAGCAAACCTTGgaccaatttcttggataACCTGTTGATATGAGCAATATCATTAGGGTATTCCTGCTTGATCAAGCGAGCAGCTTCACCAAAACCTGCGACCAAAGCTGGAGCCAAAGTTCCCGATCTCAAACCTCTCTCCTGTCCACCACCGGAAATGATTGGATCCAATCTAACTCTaggtcttcttcttacaAACAATGCACCGATACCCTTTGGTCCATAGATCTTGTGCGACGAGATGGACAGCAAATCAATGTTCATTTTATTAACATCAATTGGAATCTTACCGTAACCCTGGGCCGCATCTGTGTGGAAATACACTTTATGCTTCCTGCAAATAGCACCAATCTCCTCCAGTGGCTGCATAACACCAATTTCATTGTTCACAGCCATCACAGAGACAAGACAAGTGTCCGGTCTGATACTAGCTTCCAACTCTTTTAGATCAACCAACCCATTCTCATCGACGTTCAAAAAAGTCACATCGAAACCTTCATTGATCATAGATCTCGCTGATTCAAGCACACACTTATGCTCAGTCCTAGTCGTTATGATGTGTTTCTTGGTTTTTTTGTAAAATCTCCCCACACCTTTGATAGCCATACTGTTGGATTCGGTTGCACCTGAAGTAAATATGATCTCTCTGGAATTAGCATTAATCACACTGGcaatttgatctcttgcagtttcgatttctttgttcGTTTCCCAACCGTATGCATGGGTATTAGAGTGTGGGTTGCCAAACAGGCCAGTATAAAACTTCAACATTGTGTCCAGCACTCTGGGATCAGTAGGAGTGGTAGCCTGCATGTCCAGGTAAATAGGTCTTGTACCAAACCCAGTA
This DNA window, taken from Torulaspora delbrueckii CBS 1146 chromosome 2, complete genome, encodes the following:
- the NFS1 gene encoding cysteine desulfurase (similar to Saccharomyces cerevisiae NFS1 (YCL017C); ancestral locus Anc_1.403), which gives rise to MLGRTATTIGCRLSRLSSRSLRNGLLCVATRKYSPPAAAAVELANDLSLETHTDIQAAAREQAESRSAAAGTASEVSNSGTSALQHAYQENTGFGTRPIYLDMQATTPTDPRVLDTMLKFYTGLFGNPHSNTHAYGWETNKEIETARDQIASVINANSREIIFTSGATESNSMAIKGVGRFYKKTKKHIITTRTEHKCVLESARSMINEGFDVTFLNVDENGLVDLKELEASIRPDTCLVSVMAVNNEIGVMQPLEEIGAICRKHKVYFHTDAAQGYGKIPIDVNKMNIDLLSISSHKIYGPKGIGALFVRRRPRVRLDPIISGGGQERGLRSGTLAPALVAGFGEAARLIKQEYPNDIAHINRLSKKLVQGLLAIDHTSLNGSPDHRYPGCVNVSFAYVEGESLLMALRDIALSSGSACTSASLEPSYVLHALGKDDALAHSSIRFGIGRFTTDGEIDYVIKAITERVRFLRELSPLWEMVQEGIDLNSIEWSGH
- the RLP7 gene encoding Rlp7p (similar to Saccharomyces cerevisiae RLP7 (YNL002C); ancestral locus Anc_1.401) gives rise to the protein MDHIEQYSRMELNSTPEVLLRKRRNAERTKVEKQQAAREKQAVLQKQRRQRKHRFVRPETIVATTLATTREKERVRRVSKLTAKKAREGAAHLPSDRDYILKITEKPANEVDENDEDDDQLVREKKVYDGEPALLFVVRVRGPTAVNIPHKAFKVLSLLRLVSTNTGVFVKLTDKVYPLLKIIAPYVVIGRPSLSSIRSLLQKRSTVLHQGEQDTEPREIALNDNNIVEERLGDHGVICLEDIIHEIATLGDSFSQCTFFLQPFKLNREISGFSALTRLKKIKQKEQSLKTRQFSNAATAPVIEIDIDSLIARLN
- the LEU2 gene encoding 3-isopropylmalate dehydrogenase (similar to Saccharomyces cerevisiae LEU2 (YCL018W); ancestral locus Anc_1.402), which encodes MSKNIVVLPGDHVGQEITEEAIKVLKAISEVRPNATFNFQHHLIGGAAIDATGVPLPDEALEASKKADAVLLGAVGGPKWGTGAVRPEQGLLKIRKELQLYANLRPCNFASDSLLELSPLKAQYAQGTDFVVVRELVGGIYFGERKEDEGDGVAWDSEQYSVPEVQRITRMAAFLALQHNPPLPIWSLDKANVLASSRLWRKTVEKTIKEEFPTLSVNHQLIDSAAMILVKNPTQLNGIIITSNMFGDIISDEASVIPGSLGLLPSASLASLPDTNTAFGLYEPCHGSAPDLAKGKVNPVATILSAAMMLKLSLNMVEEGVAIEKAVKKVLDDGIRTGDLGGSNSTSEVGDAVAKAVKEFLA